In a genomic window of Physeter macrocephalus isolate SW-GA chromosome 14, ASM283717v5, whole genome shotgun sequence:
- the FOXJ1 gene encoding forkhead box protein J1 encodes MAESWLRVSGAGAAEDAGPEGGPEESDALDDSLTSLQWLQEFSILNAKAPTLPSGGTDHHGYHQVPGSAAPGSPLAADPACLGQPHTPGKPTSSCTSRSAPSGLQAPPPDDVDYATNPHVKPPYSYATLICMAMQASKATKITLSAIYKWITDNFCYFRHADPTWQNSIRHNLSLNKCFIKVPREKDEPGKGGFWRIDPQYAERLLSGAFKKRRLPPVHIHPAFARQAAPEPGAAPWAGPLTVNTEAQQLLREFEEATGEAGWGAGEGRPGHKRKQPLPKRVAKVPRPSSTLLLTQEEQGELEPLKGNFDWEAIFDAGTLGGELGTLEALELSPPLSPASHGDADLTVHGRHIDCPVTWGPPVEQATDSLDFDETFLATSFLQHPWDESGSGCLPPEPLFEAGDATLASDLHDWASMGAFL; translated from the exons ATGGCGGAGAGCTGGCTACGCGTCTCGGGAGCAGGGGCAGCGGAGGACGCCGGACCGGAAGGCGGCCCGGAGGAGTCCGACGCCCTGGATGACAGCCTGACCAGCCTGCAGTGGCTGCAGGAATTCTCTATTCTCAACGCCAAGGCCCCCACCCTGCCTTCGGGGGGAACCGACCACCACGGCTACCACCAGGTGCCAGGCTCGGCCGCGCCGGGGTCTCCCCTGGCGGCCGACCCCGCCTGCCTGGGGCAGCCGCACACGCCCGGCAAGCCCACGTCCTCGTGCACGTCGCGGAGCGCCCCCTCGGGGCTGCAGGCCCCGCCTCCTGACGACGTGGACTACGCCACCAACCCGCACGTGAAGCCGCCCTACTCGTATGCCACGCTCATCTGCATGGCCATGCAGGCCAGCAAGGCCACCAAGATCACCCTGTCGGCCATCTACAAGTGGATCACGGACAACTTCTGCTACTTCCGCCACGCCGATCCCACCTGGCAG AACTCCATCCGCCACAACCTGTCCCTGAACAAGTGCTTCATCAAGGTGCCTCGGGAGAAGGACGAGCCAGGCAAGGGGGGCTTCTGGCGCATCGACCCCCAGTACGCCGAGCGGCTGCTGAGCGGGGCCTTCAAGAAGCGGCGGCTGCCCCCAGTCCACATCCACCCGGCCTTTGCCCGCCAGGCCGCGCCGGAGCCCGGCGCCGCCCCGTGGGCCGGGCCACTGACCGTGAACACCGAGGCCCAGCAGCTGCTGCGGGAGTTCGAGGAGGCCACTGGGGAGGCGGGCTGGGGTGCGGGCGAGGGCAGGCCGGGGCATAAGCGTAAACAGCCGCTGCCCAAGCGGGTGGCCAAGGTCCCGCGGCCCTCCAGCACCCTGCTGCTGACCCAGGAGGAGCAGGGCGAGCTGGAACCCCTCAAGGGCAACTTTGACTGGGAGGCCATCTTCGACGCCGGCACGCTGGGCGGGGAGCTGGGCACGCTGGAGGCCTTGGAGCTGAGCCCGCCGCTGAGCCCCGCCTCGCACGGGGACGCGGACCTCACCGTCCACGGCCGCCACATCGACTGCCCTGTTACCTGGGGGCCTCCGGTGGAGCAGGCTACCGACAGCCTGGACTTCGACGAGACCTTCCTGGCCACGTCCTTCCTGCAGCACCCCTGGGACGAGAGCGGCAGTGGCTGCCTGCCCCCCGAGCCCCTCTTTGAGGCCGGGGATGCCACCCTGGCCTCTGACCTGCACGACTGGGCCAGCATGGGCGCCTTCTTGTAA